One stretch of Allorhodopirellula heiligendammensis DNA includes these proteins:
- a CDS encoding group II intron maturase-specific domain-containing protein, protein MELRRYFQGWIGYFHYGLRKTQLQYLDKWIRRRIRACYWKQWY, encoded by the coding sequence TTGGAACTACGACGGTACTTTCAAGGATGGATTGGCTACTTTCATTACGGCCTACGCAAGACGCAGTTGCAGTATCTCGACAAATGGATTCGACGGCGCATCCGCGCTTGCTACTGGAAACAGTGGTACC